From the Nitrospira sp. genome, one window contains:
- a CDS encoding peptidylprolyl isomerase: protein MMQRRLSWVMGCAVLAVCIPFLFGTGVSDAVDKAPAPKVEAPKGPRAIIKTKFGEIELKLFPELAPKHVENFIKLAKDGFYNGTIFHRVIPGFMIQGGDPNTKDSLKKDSYGQGGPGYTVKQEFSDTPHKRGIVSMARANDPDTAGSQFFIVVEDSRFLDRKYTVFGEVTKGIGVADKIVSLPRNDRDLPNDRIEMTVTIVE from the coding sequence ATGATGCAGAGAAGATTGAGCTGGGTGATGGGATGTGCCGTGTTGGCGGTGTGTATTCCCTTCTTATTCGGGACGGGCGTCAGTGATGCCGTGGATAAAGCGCCGGCTCCAAAAGTTGAAGCGCCCAAGGGGCCACGGGCGATCATCAAAACGAAATTCGGTGAGATTGAGCTGAAACTGTTTCCCGAACTGGCCCCCAAGCACGTCGAGAATTTTATCAAGCTGGCCAAAGACGGGTTCTATAACGGCACAATTTTTCATCGGGTCATACCGGGGTTCATGATCCAAGGCGGCGATCCCAATACCAAGGATTCGCTCAAGAAGGATTCATATGGGCAGGGTGGCCCCGGGTATACGGTCAAGCAGGAATTCAGCGATACCCCCCACAAGCGTGGCATTGTATCCATGGCGCGCGCGAACGACCCTGATACGGCGGGGTCACAGTTTTTCATTGTGGTCGAGGATTCCCGGTTCCTCGATCGCAAGTACACGGTCTTCGGTGAAGTCACCAAAGGAATTGGCGTGGCCGATAAGATTGTGAGCTTGCCGAGAAACGATCGCGACCTGCCGAACGACCGGATTGAAATGACCGTCACGATCGTCGAATAG
- the rnc gene encoding ribonuclease III: protein MTPASPADPVPSIPHYRFKNPGVLAEALTHKSHVNERKGATRTHNERLEFLGDAVLSLIISDHLAQLYPQLSEGALSKLKANLVSESSLAQAARRMNLGAILRLGRGEELSKGREKPSLLADALEAVIAAVYLDGGLEASRVFTLGVLGDELRQAEAHQTTPGEEDYKTRLQEWCQKQFDQLPHYVTVRESGPDHLKHFEVEVRVNELVAGTGRGLSKKEAEQMAARCALDQIES from the coding sequence ATGACACCGGCTTCTCCAGCCGATCCAGTTCCATCTATCCCCCACTATCGGTTCAAGAATCCCGGTGTGCTCGCGGAAGCGTTGACGCACAAGTCTCATGTCAATGAGCGGAAGGGAGCGACGCGAACCCATAACGAGCGCCTGGAGTTTCTCGGCGATGCTGTGCTCTCGCTGATCATCAGCGACCACCTGGCGCAGCTCTATCCGCAGCTGAGCGAAGGCGCGCTGTCTAAACTGAAGGCGAATTTGGTGAGCGAATCATCGCTGGCCCAGGCGGCCCGCCGAATGAATCTCGGTGCCATATTGCGGCTGGGGCGAGGAGAAGAACTTTCGAAGGGACGAGAAAAGCCGTCCCTGTTGGCGGATGCCTTGGAGGCCGTGATTGCTGCGGTCTACCTTGACGGGGGGTTGGAGGCGAGCCGAGTCTTTACCTTGGGAGTGCTGGGAGACGAGCTGCGTCAGGCCGAAGCCCATCAAACGACGCCGGGGGAGGAAGATTACAAAACGCGACTCCAGGAATGGTGCCAGAAACAATTCGATCAGTTGCCGCACTACGTGACTGTTCGGGAGTCCGGGCCGGATCATTTAAAACACTTCGAGGTTGAAGTGCGGGTCAACGAGCTGGTGGCGGGTACCGGACGGGGTCTGAGCAAGAAAGAAGCGGAACAGATGGCTGCCCGTTGCGCGCTTGATCAGATCGAGTCTTGA
- the fabF gene encoding beta-ketoacyl-ACP synthase II, which translates to MAERSTRRIVVTGLGLVTPLGTGVDKTWAALCAGQSGIGRITKFDPAAYDAQIAGEVRDFDPAQFIEKKEIKKMDTFIHYAVGAAQLAVDDAGLKVAPEEATRVGVYIGSGIGGLGAIEHYHEVLREKGPGRVSPFFIPMTIINLASGQVAIRIGAKGPNSCAVTACATGNHCIGDAFRLIQHGDADVMVAGGAEAAITPLGVAGFAAAKALSFRNDEPTRASRPFDKDRDGFVLGEGAGVVVLEELEHARRRGVRIYAEVIGYGMNSDAYHITAPPEEGEGAVRCMELALKDAGIAKDQIGYINAHGTSTMADAIETRAIKQVFGQQAYKIPVSSTKSMTGHLLGAAGGIEAVFSILALHHGLLPPTINLENPDPACDLDYVPNTARAVPIKAALSNSFGFGGVNACLIFRRLEA; encoded by the coding sequence ATGGCTGAGCGATCGACCCGGCGCATCGTCGTGACAGGTTTGGGACTGGTTACACCTCTTGGGACCGGGGTGGACAAGACCTGGGCCGCGCTCTGTGCCGGGCAGTCCGGCATCGGGCGAATCACCAAATTCGATCCGGCTGCCTATGACGCCCAGATCGCCGGGGAAGTGCGCGATTTCGATCCGGCTCAATTCATCGAAAAAAAAGAAATCAAGAAGATGGATACGTTCATCCACTATGCCGTGGGCGCCGCCCAATTGGCCGTGGATGACGCAGGATTGAAAGTAGCTCCCGAAGAAGCCACGAGAGTCGGCGTCTATATCGGGTCCGGTATCGGCGGTCTGGGTGCGATCGAGCATTATCATGAGGTGCTCAGGGAAAAAGGTCCCGGCCGGGTGTCGCCGTTCTTCATTCCCATGACCATTATCAATCTGGCCTCGGGCCAGGTGGCGATTCGCATCGGCGCCAAGGGACCGAATTCCTGCGCGGTGACGGCTTGTGCGACCGGCAACCATTGCATCGGCGATGCGTTCCGCCTGATTCAGCATGGGGATGCCGATGTCATGGTTGCCGGTGGCGCGGAGGCGGCGATCACGCCGCTGGGTGTGGCAGGGTTTGCCGCCGCGAAGGCGCTCTCGTTTCGCAACGATGAACCGACCAGGGCCAGCCGGCCGTTCGACAAAGACCGCGATGGGTTCGTGCTGGGTGAGGGCGCCGGGGTCGTTGTCCTGGAAGAACTCGAGCATGCACGTCGTCGGGGCGTCCGGATCTATGCCGAGGTGATCGGGTACGGCATGAACAGCGATGCCTACCATATTACCGCGCCGCCGGAAGAAGGCGAAGGCGCGGTGCGCTGCATGGAACTGGCGTTGAAGGATGCCGGAATCGCCAAAGACCAGATCGGCTATATCAATGCGCACGGGACCTCCACGATGGCCGATGCTATTGAGACACGCGCCATCAAGCAGGTCTTCGGCCAGCAGGCCTACAAGATCCCTGTCAGTTCGACGAAGTCGATGACGGGACATTTGCTCGGCGCCGCCGGAGGCATTGAAGCCGTCTTCAGTATTCTGGCGCTCCATCACGGCCTGTTGCCCCCCACGATCAATCTGGAAAACCCCGATCCCGCATGCGATCTCGATTATGTGCCCAATACAGCCAGGGCCGTACCGATCAAGGCGGCGCTCTCGAACTCGTTCGGGTTCGGCGGTGTGAATGCCTGTCTGATTTTCAGGCGCCTAGAGGCCTAG
- the acpP gene encoding acyl carrier protein, whose amino-acid sequence MATVDERVKKIIAEQLGVEEDEVVPEASFVEDLGADSLDTVELVMALEEEFEIEIPDEDAEKILTVGKALDYIKEKS is encoded by the coding sequence ATGGCAACTGTTGATGAGCGCGTAAAAAAAATTATTGCCGAGCAGCTCGGCGTTGAGGAAGATGAAGTGGTTCCCGAAGCCTCCTTCGTCGAAGACTTAGGCGCCGACTCGCTCGACACCGTCGAGTTGGTGATGGCCCTCGAAGAAGAATTCGAAATCGAAATTCCTGACGAGGATGCCGAAAAGATCCTCACGGTCGGGAAAGCGTTGGACTACATCAAGGAAAAGTCATAA
- the fabG gene encoding 3-oxoacyl-[acyl-carrier-protein] reductase has translation MSLQGRVAIVTGAAQGIGRAIAETLAHAGADIVVADLDPSRSQETVKAIEALGRKVLNVKVNVADANDTKAMAEQVMKAWGKIDILVNNAGITRDGLLLRMKEEDWNLVLQVNLNGTFNCTKAVLQPMTKQRYGRIVNIASIVGVMGNAGQANYAASKAAVIGFTKTVGREYATRNVTVNAVAPGFIDTAMTHGLSDDVKETLQKQIPLGRLGTPADIAAAVRFLVSDEAAYITGHVLHVNGGMLMV, from the coding sequence ATGTCATTGCAAGGACGAGTGGCGATAGTAACCGGGGCGGCACAGGGCATCGGTCGGGCGATTGCAGAAACATTGGCGCACGCGGGGGCGGATATCGTCGTCGCGGATCTGGATCCCAGCCGGTCGCAAGAGACCGTCAAGGCGATCGAGGCGTTGGGCCGGAAAGTGCTCAACGTCAAAGTGAACGTGGCCGATGCGAATGATACCAAGGCCATGGCCGAGCAGGTCATGAAGGCGTGGGGCAAGATCGACATCCTGGTCAACAATGCCGGGATCACGCGCGACGGGCTGTTGCTTCGGATGAAAGAAGAAGATTGGAACCTGGTGCTCCAAGTCAATTTGAACGGCACGTTCAATTGTACCAAGGCGGTCTTGCAGCCGATGACCAAGCAGCGGTATGGTCGCATCGTGAATATTGCCTCGATCGTGGGCGTAATGGGCAACGCCGGTCAGGCCAATTATGCCGCGTCGAAAGCGGCCGTGATCGGCTTCACCAAGACGGTCGGGCGGGAATATGCCACGCGCAATGTCACCGTCAATGCGGTGGCGCCGGGGTTCATCGATACGGCGATGACACATGGGTTGTCGGACGACGTGAAGGAAACATTGCAGAAACAAATTCCGTTGGGACGACTGGGGACGCCGGCCGACATCGCGGCGGCGGTCCGCTTTCTTGTGTCCGATGAAGCGGCGTATATTACCGGTCATGTTTTGCATGTGAATGGCGGTATGTTAATGGTATAG
- the fabD gene encoding ACP S-malonyltransferase: MNSGIGLVFPGQGSQSVGMGKALCDAHPRLKQVYDEASSVLGYDSAALCFEGPAERLNLTEYTQPALLVSSIAALKTLDSAGLKPVAVAGHSLGEYSALVAAGGVSFRDAVGLVQKRGRYMSEAVPPGTGQVAALLGLTPDVVREVCREASAVGVVAAANFNSPGQVVIAGEKAAVERAIELAKAKGCKKAIPLPVSVPVHTPLMQVAADRLSTDLAVVQWTDLATPLINNAEAKPISRAAEIQPSLVRQLPSSVLWEDSVQAMARMGVTTFIEVGPGTVLTGLIKRILPDAKLLNVHDPKSLDTTLQSLKGS, from the coding sequence ATGAATTCTGGCATTGGATTGGTGTTCCCTGGACAGGGGTCGCAGTCGGTTGGCATGGGCAAAGCGCTATGTGATGCCCATCCCAGGCTGAAGCAGGTCTATGACGAGGCGTCGTCTGTGCTCGGCTATGACAGTGCGGCGCTCTGCTTCGAAGGGCCGGCTGAACGGCTGAATCTCACGGAGTATACGCAACCGGCCTTGCTGGTGAGCAGCATCGCGGCCCTCAAGACATTGGACTCGGCAGGTCTGAAGCCGGTAGCAGTGGCTGGACACAGTCTGGGTGAATATTCGGCGCTGGTGGCTGCGGGCGGCGTGTCCTTTCGCGATGCCGTCGGGCTCGTGCAGAAACGCGGGCGGTATATGTCTGAAGCGGTGCCACCGGGCACCGGCCAGGTGGCCGCGCTACTTGGATTGACGCCAGATGTCGTGCGGGAGGTCTGCCGGGAGGCATCTGCAGTCGGTGTGGTTGCCGCGGCGAATTTCAATTCGCCTGGGCAGGTGGTGATTGCCGGAGAAAAAGCCGCCGTTGAACGAGCGATTGAACTGGCCAAAGCCAAAGGTTGCAAAAAGGCGATCCCATTGCCGGTGAGCGTCCCGGTCCATACGCCGTTGATGCAGGTGGCGGCTGACCGGTTGTCGACAGATCTGGCGGTCGTGCAATGGACTGATCTAGCCACGCCGCTCATTAATAACGCCGAAGCCAAGCCCATCAGCCGGGCCGCTGAGATTCAGCCGTCGCTCGTTCGACAACTGCCGTCCTCGGTATTGTGGGAAGACTCGGTGCAGGCGATGGCAAGGATGGGTGTGACGACATTTATTGAAGTGGGGCCCGGGACGGTGTTGACGGGCCTGATCAAACGTATTCTTCCGGATGCGAAATTATTGAACGTGCATGATCCGAAATCGTTGGATACGACACTGCAAAGCTTGAAAGGAAGCTGA
- a CDS encoding beta-ketoacyl-ACP synthase III, producing MKSRITGTGSYAPSRVMTNTELERMVATSDDWIRERTGIRERHIAASGEACSDLAVQAGRRALEAAGLAASDLDMILVATCTGDYPLPATACLVQHQLGATKAAACDLSAACCGFVYALSVADAYVRTGMRHVLVIGSEVMSAITDWSDRNTCILFGDGAGAAVVSASDGERGILSTHLRSDGSLCELITVPAGGSRTPLSEQVVAERAHFIKMKGNETFKVAVRTLEEIARETLAANQLQVEDLDLYVPHQANMRILKAVMERLGLPLEKVMVNLERYGNTSAASIPIALDEAVRAGRVQDGSLVMLGAFGAGLTWASALIRW from the coding sequence ATGAAATCCCGTATCACGGGAACCGGGTCGTATGCCCCGTCTCGAGTCATGACCAATACGGAGCTCGAGCGTATGGTGGCGACGTCCGATGACTGGATTCGCGAACGAACGGGAATTCGCGAGCGCCATATTGCGGCGTCCGGGGAGGCTTGTTCGGATCTCGCGGTTCAGGCCGGGCGGCGTGCGCTGGAAGCCGCCGGTCTTGCGGCCTCCGATCTCGATATGATCCTGGTTGCCACATGCACGGGCGACTATCCGCTTCCCGCGACGGCCTGCCTGGTCCAGCATCAACTGGGTGCGACGAAAGCGGCGGCCTGCGACCTGTCGGCGGCCTGCTGCGGATTTGTCTACGCCTTGTCGGTGGCGGATGCGTATGTACGAACCGGAATGCGGCATGTCTTGGTGATCGGTTCCGAGGTGATGTCGGCGATTACCGATTGGAGTGACCGGAATACCTGCATCCTGTTTGGTGATGGGGCGGGCGCCGCGGTGGTCAGCGCGAGCGATGGTGAACGGGGGATTCTCTCAACGCATTTGCGGTCAGACGGGAGCCTCTGTGAGTTGATCACCGTGCCAGCCGGCGGGTCGCGTACGCCACTCTCCGAGCAGGTAGTCGCCGAACGGGCCCACTTCATCAAGATGAAGGGGAATGAGACCTTCAAAGTCGCCGTGCGGACGCTGGAGGAAATCGCCCGGGAGACGCTGGCAGCAAACCAGCTGCAGGTCGAAGATCTGGATCTCTACGTGCCCCATCAAGCCAATATGCGGATTCTCAAGGCCGTGATGGAACGGCTCGGTCTTCCGCTTGAGAAGGTGATGGTGAATCTTGAACGCTATGGGAATACGTCGGCGGCCTCGATTCCAATCGCACTGGACGAGGCGGTTCGAGCAGGGCGGGTTCAGGACGGGTCGCTCGTTATGTTAGGCGCATTTGGAGCCGGGTTGACCTGGGCCTCGGCGTTGATCCGATGGTAA
- the plsX gene encoding phosphate acyltransferase PlsX translates to MKIALDAMGGDHGPAPCIEGAMQAAKELDVEVILVGDETALKRECARLGVTDPRLSIRHAPQVVEMHESPAAVARKKRDSSIWIATELVKHGEASAVVSPGNTGASMVSSFFVLGLTKGVERPAIATSLPTLTGEAIMLDVGANVDCSAKHLEQFALMGNEYGKHLFRKPNPRVGLLSIGEEDSKGNEVTKEAFKLLKASSLNFIGNVEGREVYSGTADVVVCDGFIGNVALKISEGVAETIKKLLIKEISGSWLGRLAYPLIAGPLLNLKRKIDYAEFGGAPLLGVNGITIICHGRSSAKAIKNAIRRGKGMAEGRVHELIQRDIEESIASPSPAEPSA, encoded by the coding sequence ATGAAGATTGCGCTTGATGCGATGGGGGGGGACCATGGTCCCGCACCCTGTATCGAGGGCGCCATGCAGGCGGCCAAAGAACTCGACGTCGAGGTCATCCTCGTCGGGGACGAGACGGCCTTGAAGCGCGAATGCGCGCGCCTTGGCGTCACCGACCCTCGTCTCTCCATTCGGCATGCGCCTCAGGTCGTCGAGATGCACGAATCGCCGGCCGCCGTTGCGCGTAAAAAGCGGGACTCGTCGATCTGGATCGCCACAGAGTTGGTCAAGCACGGAGAGGCCAGTGCCGTGGTCAGTCCGGGCAACACCGGTGCGAGCATGGTGTCGTCATTCTTCGTGTTGGGTTTGACCAAAGGTGTCGAGCGCCCGGCCATTGCGACCAGCTTGCCGACGTTGACGGGCGAGGCCATCATGCTGGACGTCGGCGCCAACGTCGACTGTTCGGCGAAACATCTCGAACAATTTGCCCTGATGGGGAACGAATACGGGAAGCATTTGTTTCGCAAGCCCAATCCTCGCGTCGGCCTTCTGAGTATCGGTGAGGAAGACAGCAAGGGCAATGAGGTGACCAAGGAAGCCTTCAAGCTTTTGAAGGCCAGCTCGTTGAACTTCATCGGCAACGTCGAGGGGCGTGAGGTCTATAGTGGAACGGCTGATGTCGTCGTCTGCGACGGGTTTATCGGGAATGTCGCGCTGAAAATTTCCGAGGGCGTGGCTGAAACCATCAAGAAGCTCCTGATCAAAGAAATTTCCGGTTCGTGGCTGGGCCGGCTGGCCTATCCGCTGATCGCGGGGCCGCTCCTCAATCTGAAACGCAAGATCGACTATGCGGAGTTCGGCGGAGCGCCGTTACTCGGAGTGAACGGGATCACCATCATTTGCCACGGCCGTTCCTCGGCGAAAGCCATTAAGAATGCCATCCGTCGGGGCAAAGGGATGGCCGAAGGGCGTGTGCACGAACTGATTCAACGGGATATCGAAGAGAGTATTGCCAGTCCATCGCCTGCGGAGCCCTCTGCATGA
- the rpmF gene encoding 50S ribosomal protein L32, with amino-acid sequence MPNPKHKHSRARRDKRRTQKLRMTPPGMSVCPQCHELKLPHYTCLNCGTYKGKAVIQVEES; translated from the coding sequence ATGCCTAATCCGAAACATAAACATTCTCGTGCGCGCCGCGACAAGCGACGTACACAAAAGCTGCGGATGACCCCTCCGGGGATGTCCGTATGTCCACAGTGTCACGAGCTGAAGCTGCCGCATTACACTTGTTTGAACTGTGGAACATACAAGGGTAAGGCAGTTATTCAGGTCGAAGAGTCCTAG
- a CDS encoding DUF177 domain-containing protein, protein MSQRDAIQAWGAGVSPEIMMDLLTPHLADITADGLSLTGDVTAEELGLTEADTQLEGALAVGLDLTQVERTICVTGVVEGTAIRECVRCLAHFSEPLAFALRVVYEPEPKAVSPVAKRVDHRKKAVEPVAVEPDETDDEIYHYAGDHLELAPMLREQVILSNPMHPLCKVDCAGLCQHCGKNLNEGRCACPDEAPTNPFQVLKSLKTEQK, encoded by the coding sequence GTGAGTCAGCGTGACGCGATACAGGCGTGGGGAGCCGGCGTGTCGCCGGAGATCATGATGGATCTGCTGACTCCGCATCTTGCAGATATCACCGCCGACGGGTTGTCGCTGACGGGTGACGTGACCGCTGAGGAGCTGGGACTGACCGAAGCAGACACGCAGCTCGAAGGCGCGCTGGCTGTCGGATTGGATCTGACTCAGGTGGAGCGCACGATTTGTGTGACCGGAGTGGTGGAAGGGACGGCCATCCGGGAATGTGTGCGGTGCTTGGCTCATTTCTCTGAGCCGTTGGCGTTTGCGCTCCGCGTGGTGTACGAACCGGAACCGAAGGCGGTGTCACCGGTGGCCAAGCGGGTCGATCACCGCAAGAAGGCGGTCGAACCGGTAGCTGTCGAGCCGGACGAGACGGATGACGAGATTTATCATTACGCGGGAGATCACTTGGAGCTCGCGCCGATGCTGCGAGAGCAAGTGATTTTGTCGAACCCGATGCATCCGTTGTGCAAAGTAGATTGTGCCGGGTTGTGCCAGCATTGCGGAAAGAATTTGAACGAGGGGCGGTGTGCCTGTCCGGATGAGGCCCCGACCAATCCGTTTCAAGTATTGAAGAGCTTGAAGACTGAACAGAAGTGA
- the rpsR gene encoding 30S ribosomal protein S18 — protein MERTGGGAGGGDRRDGNGGGGRLFQRRRPCRFCLEKAPIDFKDAGLLRNFLTERGRIVPRRISGNCMRHQRELTISIKRARHIAIISFAEER, from the coding sequence ATGGAACGAACGGGTGGCGGTGCAGGCGGTGGTGATCGCCGTGACGGTAACGGGGGCGGCGGGCGGTTGTTTCAACGGCGTCGGCCGTGCCGGTTTTGCCTGGAAAAGGCCCCGATTGATTTTAAGGATGCCGGGTTGCTTAGGAATTTTCTCACCGAGCGTGGACGAATCGTTCCGCGCCGGATCTCCGGGAACTGCATGCGGCATCAGCGTGAATTGACGATTTCAATCAAGCGCGCCCGGCATATCGCGATCATCAGCTTTGCCGAGGAGCGATAG
- a CDS encoding single-stranded DNA-binding protein: MAGFNKVILMGNLTRNPELRYTPSGTPVASFGLAVSRRFKQGEELKEEVCFVDIVVFGKQAEHCGQYLSKGNGAIIEGRLQQRRWETEDGQKRSKHEVVAQSVTFMPKRQDGAGTSGGPGGEPPIHDEPSYEFDEQH, encoded by the coding sequence GTGGCCGGATTTAATAAAGTCATCCTCATGGGCAATCTCACGCGGAATCCCGAGCTGCGGTATACGCCGAGCGGGACTCCGGTCGCGAGCTTCGGACTGGCGGTGAGCCGACGGTTCAAGCAGGGTGAGGAGCTGAAAGAGGAAGTCTGTTTTGTAGACATCGTGGTGTTCGGCAAGCAGGCGGAACATTGCGGACAGTATTTGAGCAAGGGCAACGGGGCGATCATTGAAGGGCGGCTCCAGCAACGCCGCTGGGAAACGGAAGACGGGCAGAAGCGCAGCAAGCACGAGGTCGTGGCCCAGAGCGTGACCTTCATGCCGAAGCGCCAGGATGGCGCCGGGACGAGCGGCGGACCGGGCGGTGAACCGCCGATTCATGACGAACCCAGCTATGAGTTTGACGAACAGCATTGA
- the rpsF gene encoding 30S ribosomal protein S6, whose product MELYESLFIIRPSVSDEETNTLIDKMKAVADKTGAQFIKAENWGKKKLAYEVRHERKGTYAYFYFRAPNTTVGELERAYRLEDNILKFLTVHLEKELVPPRPLEASAQETDGGRI is encoded by the coding sequence ATGGAGCTGTACGAGTCTCTGTTCATTATTCGTCCGTCCGTCTCCGACGAGGAGACCAATACCCTCATCGATAAGATGAAAGCGGTGGCCGATAAGACCGGCGCGCAATTCATCAAGGCCGAGAATTGGGGCAAGAAAAAGCTTGCCTATGAAGTGCGGCATGAGCGGAAAGGCACCTATGCCTATTTCTACTTTCGCGCCCCCAACACGACCGTCGGCGAGCTTGAGCGGGCCTACCGTTTGGAAGACAACATCCTCAAGTTCTTGACCGTCCATCTTGAAAAAGAATTAGTCCCGCCGCGTCCTTTGGAGGCCTCAGCGCAGGAGACCGACGGTGGCCGGATTTAA
- a CDS encoding acyloxyacyl hydrolase, with translation MGVTVLVLMGLIFVQVGIAGPAQAGDFAFESIRLRGGFSGGSPLGRERQSDFQQADLAATVRLPWEKELGGDWILGTRMLASIGMLRGANETNGIMTIVPLDIVFGRKDGLIAIDVGGGGALLSDYKFGRQNFGGPFQFVWTFGITSRVAGPLGIGYHFQHYSDATLYGQDSRGVDLHLIELIYWFDRRD, from the coding sequence ATGGGCGTGACCGTTCTGGTGCTGATGGGGCTGATATTTGTTCAGGTTGGAATTGCCGGGCCGGCTCAAGCCGGAGATTTTGCCTTCGAGTCGATCCGACTCAGAGGCGGGTTCAGCGGCGGCTCCCCGCTTGGCCGAGAGCGACAGAGTGACTTCCAACAGGCAGACCTTGCGGCGACAGTTCGACTTCCTTGGGAGAAGGAGCTTGGCGGAGACTGGATACTCGGTACGAGGATGCTTGCATCGATCGGCATGTTACGCGGGGCCAACGAAACTAATGGGATCATGACAATCGTGCCGCTTGATATTGTCTTCGGGCGCAAGGATGGACTAATAGCGATCGACGTCGGAGGGGGAGGGGCCTTGCTTAGCGATTATAAGTTCGGCCGGCAGAATTTTGGCGGGCCATTTCAGTTTGTATGGACATTCGGAATTACCAGCCGCGTGGCCGGACCGCTCGGAATCGGCTATCACTTTCAGCATTATTCGGATGCGACGCTCTACGGGCAAGACAGCCGAGGGGTCGATCTCCATCTCATCGAGCTGATCTATTGGTTTGATCGACGAGACTAG
- the pth gene encoding aminoacyl-tRNA hydrolase: MHLLVGLGNPGKAYARTRHNVGMWAIERAAARWSIRLAFRGTAQRGSGRLGSELIELAGLLDWMNLTGPPLKGLLREFKIKPDNLILIHDDLDLEPGRLRIKQGGGAGGHNGIKSVIEAIGTPQFVRIKIGIGRPAPGMDAADYVLQPVTQDEAEVFTPCLERAVDAMECLIHRGLSTAMNQFNVREKAPQSEEGA; the protein is encoded by the coding sequence GTGCATCTCCTCGTCGGACTGGGCAACCCAGGCAAAGCCTACGCCCGGACCCGTCACAACGTCGGTATGTGGGCCATCGAGCGGGCGGCTGCTCGATGGTCTATCCGTCTCGCCTTCCGCGGTACTGCTCAACGAGGATCCGGTCGGCTTGGGTCGGAGTTGATCGAACTCGCCGGCTTGTTGGACTGGATGAATCTCACGGGGCCTCCTCTCAAAGGTTTGCTGCGCGAGTTCAAGATCAAGCCGGACAACCTGATTCTCATTCACGATGATCTCGATTTAGAGCCAGGTCGACTGCGCATCAAGCAGGGCGGCGGGGCCGGTGGGCATAACGGGATTAAATCGGTGATAGAGGCGATTGGGACTCCGCAATTTGTCCGGATCAAAATCGGAATCGGTCGTCCCGCTCCTGGCATGGATGCCGCGGACTATGTGCTTCAGCCGGTGACGCAGGATGAGGCGGAGGTTTTTACGCCATGCCTGGAACGAGCCGTTGACGCAATGGAGTGCCTGATCCACCGAGGTCTTTCCACGGCCATGAATCAATTCAATGTTCGTGAGAAGGCCCCGCAAAGCGAAGAAGGGGCATAG
- a CDS encoding 50S ribosomal protein L25, with product MKFDLAVTVREQSGKGIARQLRRSGKIPAVLYGQGECVLLTVNPDELVKILKAQAGSTVLVSLTVDGAKTKASRTALLRDYQVDPITGSVLHADLFEISMDKPIRVKVPVHVTGGIPVGVKEGGVLHNNARELHIECLPAVLPDQIDVDASSLGISQGIHLKDVARREGIRFLDDEDLMIVSVAAPISDAKLEALLTGGAGAAASEPEVVAKGKEAGEGGEPAKAGAAAAGDAKGGDKKAAGKDAPKAEKKEPEKKK from the coding sequence ATGAAATTTGATTTAGCAGTGACCGTACGGGAGCAATCGGGGAAGGGTATCGCGCGCCAGCTGCGACGGAGCGGCAAGATCCCCGCGGTGCTCTATGGGCAGGGAGAATGTGTGCTTCTCACGGTCAATCCCGATGAACTGGTGAAGATTCTCAAGGCACAAGCCGGCAGCACGGTGCTGGTATCGTTGACCGTAGACGGCGCCAAGACTAAGGCGAGTCGCACGGCATTGTTGCGTGATTATCAGGTGGATCCCATTACCGGCAGTGTGTTGCATGCCGATTTGTTTGAGATCTCCATGGACAAGCCGATTCGCGTGAAAGTTCCGGTGCACGTCACCGGCGGCATTCCCGTCGGCGTAAAAGAAGGCGGGGTGTTGCATAATAATGCCCGTGAACTCCATATCGAATGTTTGCCGGCGGTGCTGCCGGACCAGATCGACGTGGATGCGTCTTCACTCGGAATCAGTCAAGGCATTCACCTGAAGGATGTGGCGCGGCGCGAGGGTATCCGATTCCTCGACGACGAAGATCTGATGATTGTAAGTGTCGCGGCCCCGATCTCCGATGCCAAGCTGGAAGCACTGCTGACTGGTGGCGCAGGCGCAGCGGCGTCCGAGCCGGAAGTCGTGGCGAAGGGCAAGGAAGCAGGCGAAGGCGGAGAGCCTGCGAAGGCGGGCGCGGCCGCAGCCGGAGATGCCAAAGGTGGCGACAAGAAAGCCGCCGGTAAGGATGCTCCGAAAGCTGAAAAGAAGGAACCTGAAAAGAAGAAGTAG